The following proteins are encoded in a genomic region of Bacillota bacterium:
- a CDS encoding Gfo/Idh/MocA family oxidoreductase, whose translation MEQLRIGVIGVSGRGRLADHWHNPGGRSVVVAGADINEKYLKEFKERYGDSVFVTTDYRRLLERPDVDAVLVSSPDFCHEEHAVAALEAGKHVYCEKPLAITVEGCDRILKAWRASGRKLMVGFNMRYMNMFRTMKEIVDSGAIGEIKAVWVRHFVGHGGDFYYHDWHAMRRNTTSLLLQKGSHDIDIIHWISGAYGKRVAAFGGLDFFGGDKPNDLVCPTCPERRTCPDPARADTRIQCAFRKEVDVEDNNVVIMELENGIKASYLQCHFTPDYHRNYTFIGTEGRIENSEPEGKVWVKTRDSHDWKALANRTYEVKPAVGGHGGGDPVACEDFLDMILEGKEPVATPIAGRMSVAVGCAAAESMRSGGKVVEVAPLPDLG comes from the coding sequence ATGGAGCAATTGCGAATTGGAGTAATAGGGGTCAGTGGTCGTGGTCGCTTGGCTGATCATTGGCACAATCCAGGCGGAAGATCTGTTGTAGTGGCGGGTGCAGACATTAACGAAAAGTACTTGAAGGAATTCAAGGAGCGCTACGGAGATTCGGTTTTTGTGACGACTGATTATCGCCGGCTTCTTGAAAGACCTGATGTGGATGCAGTACTCGTCTCATCGCCGGATTTCTGTCATGAGGAGCATGCGGTGGCCGCGCTTGAGGCTGGTAAGCATGTCTATTGCGAGAAACCCCTTGCAATTACAGTGGAGGGCTGCGATCGAATCCTCAAGGCCTGGCGAGCCTCCGGAAGGAAGCTCATGGTAGGATTTAACATGCGATATATGAATATGTTCCGAACGATGAAAGAAATCGTTGATTCAGGGGCGATCGGGGAGATCAAGGCCGTATGGGTCCGTCATTTTGTGGGGCATGGCGGGGACTTCTACTATCACGATTGGCACGCCATGCGCCGCAATACTACTTCGCTTCTCCTCCAGAAAGGTTCTCATGACATAGATATCATACACTGGATCTCTGGTGCGTACGGCAAGCGGGTTGCAGCCTTTGGCGGCCTTGATTTCTTTGGTGGAGATAAGCCCAATGACCTGGTGTGCCCCACTTGCCCCGAGCGGCGTACCTGCCCGGATCCGGCCAGGGCCGACACTCGTATTCAATGTGCTTTCCGCAAGGAAGTGGATGTAGAAGATAATAATGTGGTCATCATGGAGCTGGAAAATGGGATAAAGGCTTCGTATCTCCAGTGCCATTTCACGCCAGATTACCACCGCAACTATACCTTCATCGGGACAGAAGGAAGGATCGAGAATTCCGAACCCGAAGGCAAGGTCTGGGTGAAGACCAGGGATTCGCATGACTGGAAGGCCCTTGCCAATCGCACCTATGAGGTCAAACCCGCTGTCGGAGGCCATGGCGGCGGTGATCCTGTCGCCTGTGAGGATTTCCTGGATATGATTCTGGAAGGCAAAGAGCCTGTAGCAACGCCAATCGCTGGGAGAATGAGCGTTGCTGTAGGGTGCGCTGCCGCCGAATCGATGCGCTCAGGCGGCAAGGTGGTTGAGGTGGCTCCGCTGCCTGATCTAGGTTAG
- a CDS encoding sugar ABC transporter permease, with amino-acid sequence MFTLYPFAASIYYSLTDYSVLNAPEFVGVGNYVTLFSKDPLFWKSLYNTLYYAVISLPLQILVALGLATLLNQRVRGLAVFRTIFYLPSIVPIVGASIVWMWLLNPQYGIINGILYALGINGPGWITDPVWSKPSLIIMSLWGVGGSMIIYLAALQDVPVQLYEASELDGASPLHKFRHVTLPMISPAIFFQLVMGLIGALQYFTQAYVMTQGGPADSTLFYSLYLYNNAFRYFKMGYASAMAWILFIIILVLTLLVFRTSRSWVYYAGGR; translated from the coding sequence ATGTTCACTTTATATCCTTTTGCGGCATCGATCTATTATAGTCTCACGGACTATAGTGTCTTGAATGCCCCAGAGTTTGTAGGAGTCGGAAATTATGTGACCCTCTTTAGTAAAGACCCTTTGTTTTGGAAGTCGCTTTATAATACTCTGTACTATGCAGTTATCTCCCTGCCACTACAAATATTAGTTGCGCTGGGACTAGCTACTTTACTGAACCAGCGAGTTAGGGGACTGGCAGTTTTCAGAACCATTTTCTACCTTCCTTCTATAGTGCCGATTGTTGGCGCCTCAATTGTATGGATGTGGCTTCTAAATCCACAATATGGCATTATCAATGGAATTCTCTATGCTCTCGGTATCAACGGTCCTGGGTGGATCACCGACCCCGTCTGGTCTAAACCCTCACTGATCATAATGAGCCTGTGGGGCGTAGGAGGATCCATGATAATATACCTTGCCGCCTTGCAGGATGTACCTGTCCAATTATATGAGGCCTCGGAACTAGATGGGGCAAGCCCTTTGCATAAGTTCAGGCATGTTACACTGCCAATGATTTCTCCAGCAATATTCTTCCAATTAGTGATGGGGTTGATCGGGGCTCTTCAATATTTCACTCAGGCTTATGTAATGACTCAGGGCGGCCCTGCTGACTCGACACTTTTCTATTCACTATATCTATATAACAATGCTTTCCGGTACTTCAAAATGGGGTATGCCTCTGCCATGGCATGGATTTTGTTTATTATCATCTTGGTGTTGACTCTCTTGGTGTTCAGGACTTCGCGCAGCTGGGTTTATTACGCTGGTGGGAGGTGA
- a CDS encoding Gfo/Idh/MocA family oxidoreductase translates to MVKIGMLGAGFIGKVHAQAYANIPQAKVVAVCDLNADEAKKLAENFGADVSTDCSEVIGRSDVDIIDVCLPTYLHARYAVEAARAGKHVFCEKPMAFTLAEADSMIEAAEKAGISMMIGQVLRFWPEYVAIKKVLDSGELGKSLAITATRLGTAPVWSWDRWILDPNRGGGAALDLHIHDLDYVSWVWGKPNGVSARGVRSVAGAWDHIFTTLSYDDGRVALVEGTFFVPQNFPFTMALRAVCEEGTVEFTFRAGVNIEARDKVENPVVVYKRDGTIAYPEVGREDAYKAEIEYFVNCVNEGRKPEMSTPRDARQSLEIALAAIESAGRGDAGI, encoded by the coding sequence ATGGTGAAGATTGGAATGCTTGGCGCTGGTTTCATAGGCAAAGTGCATGCACAGGCATATGCGAATATTCCTCAAGCCAAAGTCGTGGCTGTCTGCGATCTGAACGCGGATGAGGCGAAAAAGCTGGCCGAGAATTTCGGGGCCGACGTGAGCACTGACTGCTCAGAAGTAATTGGTAGGTCTGATGTGGATATAATCGATGTTTGCCTGCCTACATACCTTCATGCCCGCTACGCGGTCGAGGCTGCCAGGGCGGGAAAACATGTTTTCTGCGAGAAGCCTATGGCCTTCACGCTTGCAGAGGCTGATTCCATGATAGAGGCGGCTGAGAAGGCCGGGATCAGCATGATGATCGGCCAGGTCCTGCGTTTCTGGCCTGAATACGTTGCCATCAAGAAAGTCCTGGATAGCGGAGAGCTGGGTAAGTCCCTTGCTATCACAGCTACACGCCTTGGAACTGCGCCAGTCTGGTCGTGGGATAGATGGATACTGGACCCTAACCGTGGTGGCGGAGCCGCCCTTGACCTACATATTCATGATCTAGATTACGTCTCATGGGTCTGGGGAAAGCCAAATGGGGTAAGCGCCCGCGGTGTTAGATCAGTCGCCGGCGCATGGGATCACATTTTTACAACGTTAAGCTACGATGACGGGCGGGTAGCTCTTGTAGAAGGGACCTTTTTTGTGCCCCAGAATTTCCCGTTTACCATGGCACTAAGGGCGGTATGTGAGGAAGGGACCGTGGAGTTCACATTCCGGGCGGGTGTCAACATTGAGGCCCGTGACAAGGTAGAGAACCCCGTTGTGGTCTACAAGAGGGATGGCACTATAGCTTATCCTGAAGTGGGTAGGGAAGATGCATATAAGGCCGAAATTGAGTATTTCGTGAATTGCGTTAATGAAGGCAGAAAACCAGAGATGTCAACTCCTAGGGATGCAAGGCAGTCTCTGGAGATCGCGCTTGCCGCAATAGAATCTGCTGGGAGAGGGGATGCGGGGATCTAA
- a CDS encoding sugar phosphate isomerase/epimerase — translation MKLACQENLVPGKSLEEKLYRLEKYGYAGIEFWGGNIKSRAEEIRRLCEQSKVKPSTICAGFRGSPLDADKGQRDLAMADIKELLEVAGYIGAIGVIVVPIFGQPKVPDLSPWKTAREIEFELLVKLLKDIAPHAERANSILLIEPLNRYETHFLRTLEDAVSVVKEVASPSVQIMADFFHMSIEEVNIAKSIEAAGPYIQHIHLADSTRLLPGYGHTDFEAGFTALKKIGFRNYMALECGVPGDPDLELPKCAEYLRKFI, via the coding sequence ATGAAGCTCGCCTGTCAGGAGAATCTCGTCCCTGGTAAGAGTCTCGAAGAGAAGTTATATCGCCTTGAGAAATATGGTTACGCAGGCATTGAGTTTTGGGGCGGCAACATCAAGTCCAGAGCCGAGGAGATAAGGCGGCTATGTGAGCAAAGCAAGGTGAAGCCAAGCACCATATGTGCGGGCTTTAGGGGCTCTCCCCTGGATGCAGACAAGGGGCAGAGGGACCTTGCGATGGCAGATATCAAGGAACTCCTGGAGGTAGCGGGTTACATTGGCGCCATCGGAGTGATAGTGGTGCCGATCTTTGGGCAGCCGAAGGTGCCCGACCTCTCTCCCTGGAAAACGGCGCGCGAGATCGAATTTGAGCTTCTAGTCAAACTGTTGAAAGATATCGCTCCACATGCGGAGAGAGCGAATTCCATTCTCCTGATTGAACCTCTTAACCGATATGAAACCCATTTCCTCCGGACACTTGAAGATGCCGTCTCAGTGGTGAAGGAAGTGGCGAGCCCCAGCGTTCAGATTATGGCTGACTTTTTCCATATGTCCATCGAGGAAGTGAATATAGCCAAGAGTATCGAGGCAGCGGGCCCATACATCCAGCATATACATCTCGCCGACAGCACGCGACTTCTGCCTGGATACGGACACACGGATTTCGAGGCAGGTTTTACTGCCCTCAAGAAGATAGGCTTCAGGAATTACATGGCGCTGGAATGCGGGGTGCCGGGCGACCCGGACCTGGAACTCCCTAAGTGCGCTGAATACCTCAGGAAATTCATATAG
- a CDS encoding Gfo/Idh/MocA family oxidoreductase — protein sequence MSVRVGFIGVGGISKVHLEYLAKSQDAKIVAVSDIAEEKARQVGATYGASAYVNYEEMLDKEDLDAVYISLPPFAHGKPELKAAEHGLHLFIEKPIATNIDTAKEILKVIAEKRLISSVGYQWRYLDTVGKARELLSGRTVGMVLGYWMGGLPGVAWWRVMEQSGGQFVEQTTHIVDLARYTAGNVKRVFASYALRSLQDVPNLNVPDVGTVTLEFENGAIGTISNTCMLSQGYNVGLNVVTRDLVLEMTGSSLKRIEPYHTEEFRTRVNPYNLEDQSFIDAVKTGDTSKIRSTYADAFETHRVTMAANESARLGKPVDLIE from the coding sequence ATGTCTGTTAGAGTTGGTTTTATCGGGGTTGGGGGCATCTCAAAAGTCCATTTGGAGTATCTTGCAAAATCCCAGGATGCGAAGATAGTGGCTGTGTCGGACATTGCCGAAGAAAAGGCCAGACAGGTGGGCGCGACCTATGGAGCTTCTGCCTATGTGAACTATGAAGAAATGCTTGATAAAGAAGATCTTGATGCTGTATATATCTCTCTCCCGCCTTTCGCGCATGGAAAACCCGAGCTCAAAGCCGCAGAGCACGGCCTGCACCTATTCATCGAAAAGCCGATAGCTACCAACATCGATACAGCAAAAGAGATCTTGAAGGTGATTGCGGAAAAGCGACTCATAAGCTCTGTCGGATATCAGTGGAGATATCTTGATACGGTGGGCAAGGCAAGAGAGCTTCTCTCAGGTAGGACTGTGGGGATGGTGCTAGGTTACTGGATGGGCGGATTGCCAGGAGTCGCCTGGTGGAGAGTGATGGAGCAGTCCGGCGGCCAGTTTGTGGAGCAGACCACTCATATAGTTGATCTCGCAAGATACACAGCTGGAAATGTGAAAAGAGTCTTTGCGTCATATGCCTTAAGAAGCCTGCAGGATGTGCCCAATTTGAATGTTCCTGATGTTGGCACGGTGACCCTTGAGTTTGAAAATGGCGCTATAGGGACCATTTCCAATACCTGTATGCTTTCTCAAGGATATAATGTTGGGCTCAATGTAGTGACACGAGATCTTGTGCTGGAGATGACCGGATCCAGCCTTAAACGCATTGAGCCGTATCACACGGAAGAATTCCGGACAAGGGTGAATCCCTACAACCTAGAAGATCAGTCATTCATCGATGCGGTGAAGACAGGAGATACGTCGAAGATCAGATCTACGTATGCTGATGCTTTTGAAACCCACAGGGTGACCATGGCAGCGAATGAGTCTGCACGGTTAGGGAAGCCTGTGGATCTAATTGAATAA